In a genomic window of Wyeomyia smithii strain HCP4-BCI-WySm-NY-G18 chromosome 1, ASM2978416v1, whole genome shotgun sequence:
- the LOC129717773 gene encoding lysosomal Pro-X carboxypeptidase gives MILYLLVALLVGTSSSNYVYQTKFLDVPLDHFSYVNETVTFKLRYLVNDTYNTDGSGPILFYTGNEGDIELFAQNTGFMWELAPTLKASLVFAEHRFYGKTLPFGNASYDSPQHLGYLTSEQALADFAFLLAEINPINRTTRGRPVVAFGGSYGGMLAAWFRMKYPHLVVGAIAASAPIRQFDANCGVFNQILTSVFTVAYTRECSQNIARSWEALKNFSSTVDGLKILQDKFKFCTNVTKAEDITGTFFDYLQDVYGNLAMINYPYNSTFLAPVPAYPVREFCGRLAENFTGVELISRLQEALSIYSNYTGQTKCLDISSSYDSNFGDNGWEFQSCTEMMMPMCSEGGEKDMFPKKPWDEKKNSDECFKKFGVRPKPNVAFTMYGGQFLDGVSNIIFSNGLLDPWSGGGVLRSGNNNIKIVLIPEGAHHIDLRAANDNDPGSVRAARDIHLYNIQQWLKQFRKAKKYR, from the exons ATGATATTGTACCTACTGGTTGCGCTGTTGGTGGGAACATCCTCCTCCAACTATGTTTATCAGACAAAGTTTCTGGACGTTCCTTTGGACCACTTTAGCTACGTTAATGAaaccgtcactttcaagctaag ataccTCGTAAACGACACCTACAACACGGATGGCTCCGGTCCCATTCTGTTCTACACCGGCAACGAGGGTGACATCGAACTGTTCGCGCAGAACACCGGCTTCATGTGGGAACTGGCCCCAACGCTGAAAGCCTCGCTGGTCTTTGCCGAGCATCGCTTCTACGGAAAAACCCTTCCCTTCGGTAATGCATCGTACGATTCCCCCCAGCATCTCGGTTATCTCACTTCGGAACAAGCGCTGGCAGATTTCGCCTTTCTGCTGGCGGAAATCAATCCGATCAATCGAACGACACGTGGCCGTCCAGTGGTTGCCTTCGGCGGTTCGTACGGTGGAATGTTGGCCGCCTGGTTCCGGATGAAGTATCCTCACTTGGTGGTGGGAGCAATCGCCGCATCCGCTCCTATCCGTCAGTTCGACGCAAATTGCGGAGTGTTTAATCAAATTTTGACATCGGTTTTCACGGTGGCCTACACCCGAGAGTGCTCGCAGAACATTGCCCGCTCCTGGGAAGCGCTTAAAAATTTCTCTTCTACAGTCGATGGACTCAAGATCCTACAGGATAAATTCAAGTTCTGCACTAACGTTACCAAAGCGGAGGATATTACGGGAACGTTTTTCGACTATCTACAGGATGTGTATGGAAATCTGGCAATGATTAACTACCCGTACAACTCGACGTTCCTAGCACCGGTACCAGCGTATCCGGTGCGAGAGTTTTGCGGACGACTTGCGGAAAATTTCACCGGTGTGGAGTTGATTTCCCGTCTGCAGGAAGCACTTAGCATCTACTCGAACTACACCGGCCAGACTAAGTGCCTTGATATCAGTTCCTCGTACGATAGCAATTTTGGTGACAACGGCTGGGAGTTTCAATCGTGTACGGAAATGATGATGCCCATGTGCTCGGAAGGCGGCGAAAAGGACATGTTCCCCAAAAAGCCTTGGGACGAGAAGAAAAACTCCGACGAGTGTTTCAAGAAGTTTGGCGTACGACCGAAGCCGAACGTGGCCTTCACGATGTATGGCGGCCAgtttttaga TGGTGTTTCAAACATCATCTTCAGCAACGGTCTGCTGGATCCGTGGTCTGGTGGTGGCGTACTGAGGTCAGGCAATAACAACATAAAGATTGTGTTGATTCCCGAGGGGGCTCATCATATTGATTTGCGTGCTGCAAACGATAACGATCCGGGCTCCGTGCGGGCGGCTCGGGATATCCATCTGTACAACATTCAACAATGGTTGAAGCAGTTCCGCAAGGCAAAGAAATATCGCTGA
- the LOC129717775 gene encoding trafficking protein particle complex subunit 1 — protein sequence MIYNLYIFDKFGTLLYYGEWNRLKQSGITKDEESKLMYGMLFSLKSFVNKISPVDPKEGFLYYKTNKYALHFVEVSSGLKFVLNTDTTSTGIKDFLLQLYSRIWVEYVVRNPLWTIGTPVTSDLFKTKLDEFVKQSPLFGPKII from the exons ATGATTTATAATCTTTACATATTTGATAAATTTGGAACGTTGCTGTACTACGGCGAGTGGAATCGGCTGAAGCAGTCGGGAATCACCAAGGATGAG GAATCGAAATTGATGTACGGAATGCTGTTTTCGCTGAAATCGTTCGTGAATAAAATCTCTCCGGTCGATCCGAAGGAGGGCTTCCTGTACTACAAAACGAACAAATACGCCCTGCACTTTGTGGAGGTTTCCTCCGGGCTGAAGTTTGTACTGAACACGGACACGACATCAACTGGCATTAAGGACTTTCTTCTCCAGTTGTACAGCAGG ATTTGGGTGGAATACGTGGTGCGTAATCCTCTGTGGACGATCGGAACGCCGGTCACCTCGGATCTGTTCAAAACCAAGCTAGACGAGTTCGTGAAACAGTCGCCGCTGTTTGGACCGAAAATTATTTAA
- the LOC129717774 gene encoding 39S ribosomal protein L9, mitochondrial, with translation MLATLSRTYSGVSLCSANQFLTQQTRNTFILKRRTPPKLHKKNQKPDKLRGRHFVYDLVEDTNIKKKPNLEVVLTSFVDGVGSKGDIVSLKPHVAYNQLLLPGLAVYKTPEAVVKYAVPEQDKQKELHSSAHAARTVSKLEEIVLAVVMNKDHPWVLERWHIRASLRKAGYYVPEEAITLPEQPIEGPDLLKQGKEFICIVTVNNLEKARLRCRIHHWSTEPSERLPYVAEHWLQPAEPLFGATPAEPTEAKKD, from the exons ATGCTTGCAACCCTATCAAGGACCTATTCCGGCGTTTCACTTTGCTCGGCTAATCAATTTCTCACTCAACAGACGCGG AACACGTTCATCCTAAAACGCCGCACCCCACCGAAGCTGCacaaaaagaaccaaaaacCAGACAAGCTGCGTGGTCGCCACTTTGTCTACGATCTGGTCGAGGATACCAACATCAAGAAGAAACCCAACCTGGAAGTGGTTCTAACATCCTTCGTAGATGGTGTCGGTTCAAAGGGAGACATAGTCTCCCTAAAGCCTCATGTAGCCTACAATCAACTACTGTTGCCTGGCTTAGCGGTATATAAAACACCCGAGGCGGTGGTCAAGTATGCCGTCCCCGAACAGGATAAGCAGAAGGAGCTACACAGCTCGGCGCATGCCGCACGGACCGTCAGCAAGCTGGAGGAAATCGTTCTAGCCGTGGTGATGAACAAAGACCACCCGTGGGTCCTGGAGCGATGGCACATAAGGGCGTCTCTGCGCAAGGCGGGCTATTACGTTCCCGAGGAGGCAATCACCCTGCCCGAGCAGCCTATCGAAGGGCCGGATTTGCTTAAGCAGGGTAAGGAATTCATTTGCATTGTGACGGTGAACAATCTGGAAAAGGCTAGGCTACGGTGCCGCATTCACCACTGGAGCACGGAACCGAGCGAACGGTTGCCGTACGTTGCCGAGCACTGGCTGCAGCCGGCCGAGCCGTTGTTTGGTGCGACACCAGCGGAACCAACGGAGGCGAAAAAGGATTGA